One window of Terriglobales bacterium genomic DNA carries:
- a CDS encoding superoxide dismutase — protein sequence MAQVLPALPYDYAALEPNIDRDTMQIHHTRHHAGYVEKLNAAFERFPELHSRKLEEVLSHLETVPEEIRTAVRNHGGGHLNHSLFWPSMTPERSGLTAGPLEQALRGAFGAVPDFKTKFVSAGLNHFGSGWVWLVLDGKGKLAITTTANQDNPVMFGQVPLLGNDLWEHAYYLKYQNRRGAYLEAWFEVVNWSEVERRFNLRTSELKQAVA from the coding sequence ATGGCGCAAGTATTGCCCGCTTTGCCGTACGACTACGCCGCCCTCGAGCCGAACATCGATCGCGACACCATGCAGATCCATCACACGCGACACCACGCCGGCTACGTGGAGAAGTTGAACGCCGCGTTCGAGCGGTTTCCCGAGCTGCACAGCCGAAAACTCGAAGAAGTGCTCAGCCACCTGGAGACGGTGCCGGAAGAGATCCGCACCGCGGTAAGGAACCACGGTGGAGGACATCTGAACCACAGCCTGTTCTGGCCCAGCATGACACCGGAGCGGAGCGGACTGACGGCGGGGCCCCTGGAACAAGCCCTGCGTGGAGCCTTTGGAGCCGTGCCGGACTTCAAAACGAAGTTTGTGAGTGCCGGCCTGAATCACTTCGGCAGCGGCTGGGTGTGGCTGGTGCTGGACGGCAAAGGCAAGCTGGCCATCACCACCACCGCCAATCAGGACAACCCGGTGATGTTCGGCCAAGTGCCTCTGCTGGGCAACGACCTGTGGGAGCATGCGTACTACCTGAAGTATCAGAACCGGCGCGGGGCTTACCTCGAAGCGTGGTTCGAGGTCGTGAACTGGAGCGAGGTGGAGCGGCGATTCAATCTGCGCACCAGCGAGCTCAAGCAGGCCGTCGCCTAG
- a CDS encoding arylamine N-acetyltransferase, with protein sequence MDVGAYLARIGHDGSLEPTPETLRAIQGAHLMAVPFENLDIPLGRPLRLDVEGLFQKIVTRRRGGFCFELNGLFAALLGKLGFHVDLLGASVARDDGQYGIPSGHMALRVHCPGSAVPWLADVGFGDSFRDPLRMDTTEEQADASFADGRRFRLSPLGSGMLYEMRESDGPWQPRYRFPLEPRPMEHFSGPCDYMQTSPDSPFTRRRICSRATPAGRVTISDLKLIVTADGRRTEQPIREEDYPALLREHFGMELGD encoded by the coding sequence GTGGACGTTGGTGCCTATCTCGCTCGCATCGGCCATGACGGCTCGCTTGAGCCCACTCCGGAGACGCTGCGCGCGATTCAGGGGGCACACCTGATGGCCGTGCCCTTCGAGAACCTGGATATTCCGCTCGGCCGCCCGCTGCGTCTCGATGTGGAGGGACTGTTTCAGAAGATCGTAACCCGCCGTCGTGGCGGCTTTTGCTTCGAGCTCAACGGGCTGTTCGCGGCGCTGCTCGGCAAACTTGGCTTCCACGTCGACCTCCTCGGAGCCAGCGTCGCCCGCGACGACGGCCAGTATGGCATCCCTTCCGGCCATATGGCGTTGCGGGTCCATTGCCCCGGCTCGGCGGTACCCTGGCTGGCAGACGTCGGTTTCGGAGATTCCTTCCGCGACCCCCTGCGCATGGATACGACTGAAGAACAGGCGGATGCGTCATTCGCGGACGGCCGTCGTTTCCGCCTCTCGCCGCTGGGCAGCGGGATGCTCTACGAAATGCGCGAAAGCGATGGCCCCTGGCAGCCGCGCTATCGCTTCCCGCTCGAGCCGCGCCCCATGGAGCACTTCTCCGGTCCTTGCGACTACATGCAGACTTCGCCGGACTCGCCCTTCACGCGTCGCCGCATCTGCAGCCGGGCCACTCCGGCCGGCCGCGTCACCATCTCCGATCTCAAGCTGATTGTGACTGCGGACGGCAGGCGCACGGAACAGCCTATCCGGGAGGAGGACTACCCGGCACTGCTGCGCGAACATTTCGGGATGGAGCTGGGCGATTAG